In one Pseudomonas fitomaticsae genomic region, the following are encoded:
- a CDS encoding TauD/TfdA dioxygenase family protein codes for MDQLALKAIERIAAERRAPYQHITVERITPIIGAEIGGVDLSQPLSDEQLTEIRRAFLENHVVVFRDQHLTVDEHKAFGRLFGELRALPVEDIDGDDPELVVIRANAQSRYVAGETWHTDGTADLAPSMGSMLYVKETPAIGTGGDTLFANMHLALEMLSPTMQQFLGELTAIHDGAIPWKGYEAPANLPKTEHPVVVRHPDTGRKSLFVNSGFTSHIVQLSGGESQVLLNMLFDLVAREPVLSCRVRWAPNTLVFWDNRCTQHHAVWDYFPHSRYGERVTILGTQPKA; via the coding sequence ATGGATCAGTTGGCACTCAAGGCAATCGAGCGCATCGCCGCAGAACGGCGCGCGCCGTATCAGCACATCACGGTCGAGCGGATCACGCCGATCATCGGCGCCGAGATCGGCGGCGTCGATCTCTCGCAACCACTGAGCGACGAGCAGCTCACGGAAATCCGCCGGGCCTTTCTGGAGAACCACGTGGTGGTGTTCCGCGATCAGCACCTGACGGTGGACGAGCACAAGGCGTTTGGCCGGCTGTTCGGTGAGTTGCGGGCGCTGCCGGTGGAAGACATCGACGGCGATGACCCGGAGCTGGTGGTGATCCGCGCCAATGCGCAATCGCGCTACGTGGCCGGCGAAACCTGGCACACCGACGGCACTGCCGATCTGGCGCCGTCCATGGGCTCGATGCTGTACGTCAAGGAAACCCCGGCCATCGGCACGGGCGGCGATACGCTGTTCGCCAACATGCACCTGGCGCTGGAAATGCTGTCGCCGACGATGCAGCAGTTTCTTGGCGAACTAACGGCGATCCACGACGGCGCGATTCCGTGGAAGGGCTATGAGGCGCCGGCCAACCTGCCGAAAACCGAACACCCGGTGGTGGTTCGCCACCCGGATACCGGGCGCAAATCGCTGTTCGTCAATTCAGGCTTCACGTCGCACATCGTCCAGTTGTCCGGCGGCGAAAGTCAGGTGCTGTTGAACATGCTGTTCGATCTGGTCGCCCGCGAACCGGTCCTCAGCTGCCGCGTGCGCTGGGCGCCGAATACCCTGGTGTTCTGGGACAACCGTTGCACCCAGCACCATGCGGTCTGGGATTATTTCCCGCATTCGCGGTATGGCGAGCGGGTGACGATTCTGGGGACGCAGCCGAAGGCTTGA
- a CDS encoding non-ribosomal peptide synthetase translates to MMSASKDRPLLARFAEQVLRNPQAPAVIDQSVTLTYAELASASERIARGLQARGVEPGQSLALCMPRCWQWLAAILGALKVGAVVVPLDRASPFKRRELMLTDAACVGLITLDEEPLWSPSLWQTSVEALLDQPDAPPQSLAADFAEVMFLFYTSGTTGTPKAVEVGERGLLRLAHTDGYIEIRPTDRFACLSNPAFDACSFELWAPLLNGGCCVMIADEDVLDARRLAEVLERTQVDNLFMTVSLFNTLIAEWPSCFSSVRQVLIGGEQISAAAVRGWYRANPESRCRIFNVYGPTECTTFALCWPISRDFAGDSAPIGRPLPDTGVQVLDEQQRPVPAGEVGELYLSGSGVARGYRNRPEETARQFVHLPDLDGGAQVHYRTGDLVRRNAEGLIEYLGRVDRQVKIRGFRIEPGEVEQRMLEYPGVAQVYVCTRRQAAEDHQLLAFIVPRGDLDYHAFEDHLRAQLAPYMRPHQLFLLDRLPLTANGKIDRDGLLAQGLSPWHPVLAVTDNESVSPALEWLLSQARLLLGQPALSAQDDWLGSGGDSLKAMRLRSAIRVRWQREIALDMLLNEPFSSLAEQLTGETNCDSIYPPAPLISSAKRLPATAEQRRLWLLQQRSPTSTAYSVPLILHLAAGVDVAALAEAVGRLVQRHPGLRTAFAPGSDGLDQVIAEQGPTCRTFAVGHFTEDNWRAFAELVFAAPFDLTTPNLFQARLLPFADGSCRLLLNLHHIIVDGWSVNLLFDDLNQLYTDVLQGRDSPQPAARLTTLEFGQWQRQWSVDPHYRDQRRALAELHRRQEEPSPALMPMREISPAARLHREPLGPLRSAALERFCTQQRLTRFEVLFSAFAWSLYALTGCERPRIASPVSNRPLAEFEDTVGMFANTVLIPTAVENALSLSEHLRKQTATVREVLALQDVALADLVEDLRLSSSPLLFDFMFVLENTDYAALTDSSLRATLEFNEQLHAKCPLTLLMVGSGSQLECWWEYQCSYFDAQQMSAVNALFRRGLDLLLESPAARLDDLLGPYRLGLPPASEGPQIALPFNTLADGFEHQVHCTPEAVALVQGQRHLTYRDLNTLADALAATLIESHPLPAGNAPLHVVLFLDASVEHIVALLALAKLNLTAVPLDPAYPVVIQRQVLEQAQPHCVLFSDTTAAALDDLNAGRFATHRVDLHADVKAFERPRHAGERPLYTLFTSGSTGTPKGVQVSERTLCNLLQWQRTEGQLPAKAVTLQFSMLSFDVSFQEIFSTLCGGGCYHLITPRWRQDAEALLDYMVEARIERLFLPYVALQHLAQTAVNRGIYPSALREVITAGEQLLCTEALRNWFDGMPQASLFNHYGPTETHVVSALRLPPVARDWPLRAPIGHGVGNARLLLVDEHDRPVPIGSRGYLLVAGPMVARCYLADPALNAARFVELADGCLYYRTGDLAWADAQGCLHYLGRDDQQIKLSGHRLELGQIEAALMQVPEVVNAVVAVQADPPQLIAWLQLDGQPATSQQLDRQVARLLPAHVRIDEYRRLDLWPRTPSGKIDRKALPNLGEALERRSTPQPVVQLSALERQLSELFQAVIGRDIEPEQTFFEAGATSLGLMRLHGRYAAELPHKVTMADLFEHVTVRRLAAHLSTAPVDVAERVRQTDTGHQPMAIIGMSVNVAGAQNLSEFWAMVQGNALGIEHFAAEEGLVGARSQLAGLLDFDPEYFGISRQEARLMDPQQRHLLMACVQALQHAAIVPSADGPRIGLIASCGETTYFQQMLRETAEGDLPDGFQLALQHDKDFLATKAAYHLDLNGPALSVQAACGSSLIAVHLASSMLRQGDSDVMLAAGVLIDPTLTEGYRHRSQHIFSADGLCRPFSDDASGTLGASGYGVVVLKPLAKARADGDRIYALLEGSALNNDGRAKMSYTAPSVAGQSAVIRDALSRAGLTGADIGYIEAHGTGTLLGDPIEVAALTKAFGDAPVGQCALASVKSQIGHLGAAAGVVGLIRASLAVFHGVLPPNLGFGRINPQIDLEHSPFYVPTTSRPWPDGRRRLAGVSSFGIGGTNAHVIVGAAPKAQEGVEETVPVLMISAHSRAELLRDIAALREYLQTNPEQHTALLRHLQSGRRQLRWRFAMVCRPGDDIPLQPTAIKEVTVSSAQLISRDQSPQELLDAWYEGVNIQWSQRSAPPPWDLPPSSFDLQTYRFQTPVAVQPDAPALERQPLADWFHQRQWVRTRRLSATATAGSREVLILCSHEAPESALLASLNTVYRRVIQVRTGNGFKRLSADRFELDPLDTEALNRLLAEVAEPALDELDWLHALPLAVSGAVNEQSLDLAQWACLDTVSALMQAWGQAPRTTRLRLWLISWQACPVDGEVQRPELAALAGITEVVPQEYPVRCHWLDLPSLRLEAQAGELAALLADPASLPRRMAVRDGYLWQPRLLPQPLTGPTTTSGLLPEDGTFLVLGGSGGIGRTLCEHLLQAPARRVVLISRQGQLPESLAAYASRIDCIKADIADLPHWPQILDQLAVRYGRLSGVIHAAGVGAGSLIRHRDARQMAEAMAAKTRGMLAVEALIEHLTPGFVLYCSSMSALFGGAGHLDYAAASGVLDGFTHYRPNPADACLRLGINWDIWCDIGMATTSNGGDVAHLEHLTVGLSAEEGCRVFDLAMATQLPQLLISTTGIDTARRFYPVRHGAVAASVEAPKGVDLSTRLRECLCKWLGVAELEDDDSLYDLGADSLTLLDLIDELQAATGEVFQLSQFSHKVSLSEVLGLVSTATVEEAAAVTLHGWHDAVRIDQWHAGAGRDWLYLIHPVGGDVQAYRELVSALPAELGVCVIADPALRLPQLPNISVEERARWYLEAIKTHLPHGSTWRLAGWSFGAWVAQTLCHQARADGFRQPLLYLIDPPAPDAGAELAGIDEQTIEQVFQREFAQRWPAAEGQGMAEERQAYLQRLTLCCRNNMTSMVDFQPPALATTAVRLFIAGHVNPYGLGNAWNPDDLQRNWQALLPQLRSWQTLDTDHYGIVAGRWARLLAEVIGTDEPSP, encoded by the coding sequence ATGATGAGTGCGTCCAAAGACAGGCCGTTGCTTGCGCGTTTTGCCGAGCAAGTTCTGCGTAATCCGCAAGCGCCGGCGGTGATCGATCAGTCGGTCACGCTGACTTACGCCGAACTGGCCAGCGCCAGCGAACGCATTGCCCGAGGGTTGCAGGCGCGCGGCGTCGAGCCCGGTCAGTCGCTGGCATTGTGCATGCCGCGTTGCTGGCAATGGCTGGCGGCGATTCTCGGCGCGCTGAAAGTCGGCGCGGTGGTGGTCCCGCTGGATCGAGCCAGCCCGTTCAAACGCCGGGAGTTGATGCTGACGGATGCGGCGTGTGTCGGCCTGATTACCCTGGATGAAGAACCACTGTGGTCGCCTTCACTGTGGCAAACCAGTGTCGAGGCCTTGCTCGATCAGCCGGACGCTCCGCCGCAATCGCTGGCCGCAGACTTCGCCGAGGTGATGTTCCTGTTCTACACCTCGGGCACCACCGGCACGCCGAAAGCGGTCGAGGTGGGCGAGCGCGGCTTGCTGCGGCTGGCGCACACCGACGGCTATATCGAGATTCGCCCGACGGACCGCTTCGCCTGCCTGTCCAACCCGGCATTCGATGCGTGCAGTTTCGAACTGTGGGCGCCGCTGCTCAACGGCGGTTGCTGCGTGATGATCGCCGACGAGGACGTGCTGGATGCGCGGCGTCTGGCCGAGGTGCTGGAGCGGACGCAGGTCGACAACCTGTTCATGACGGTGTCGCTGTTCAACACCTTGATTGCAGAGTGGCCGTCGTGTTTTTCCAGCGTGCGTCAGGTGCTGATCGGCGGTGAGCAGATCAGCGCTGCCGCCGTGCGCGGATGGTATCGGGCCAATCCTGAGAGCCGCTGCCGGATTTTCAATGTTTACGGTCCGACCGAATGCACCACGTTTGCCCTGTGCTGGCCGATCAGCCGCGACTTTGCCGGTGACTCGGCGCCCATTGGCCGACCGTTGCCGGATACCGGTGTGCAGGTGCTGGATGAGCAGCAGCGTCCGGTGCCGGCGGGCGAGGTCGGTGAGTTGTATCTGAGTGGCAGCGGTGTCGCCCGTGGCTATCGCAACCGGCCCGAAGAAACCGCCCGCCAGTTCGTTCATTTGCCCGATCTCGACGGTGGTGCGCAGGTGCATTACCGCACCGGTGACCTGGTGCGGCGCAATGCCGAAGGCTTGATCGAGTACCTGGGGCGGGTCGACCGTCAGGTGAAAATTCGTGGTTTCCGGATTGAGCCGGGGGAGGTGGAGCAGCGGATGCTGGAGTATCCGGGTGTGGCGCAGGTGTATGTCTGCACCCGGCGTCAGGCGGCTGAAGATCATCAGTTGCTGGCGTTCATCGTGCCGCGCGGGGATCTGGACTATCACGCCTTCGAAGACCATCTGCGGGCTCAACTGGCGCCGTATATGCGGCCGCATCAGTTGTTTCTGCTGGATCGTTTGCCGCTGACGGCCAATGGCAAGATCGACCGCGACGGGTTGTTGGCCCAAGGGTTGAGTCCGTGGCATCCAGTCCTGGCGGTTACGGATAACGAAAGCGTTTCACCGGCGCTGGAATGGTTGTTGAGTCAGGCCCGTTTGCTGCTCGGCCAACCGGCCCTGAGTGCGCAGGACGACTGGCTGGGTAGCGGCGGCGATTCTCTCAAGGCCATGCGCCTGCGTTCGGCGATCCGTGTTCGTTGGCAGCGTGAGATCGCGCTCGACATGTTGCTCAACGAGCCTTTCTCGTCGTTGGCCGAACAACTGACCGGTGAAACCAACTGCGATTCGATCTACCCACCTGCGCCTCTGATCAGCAGCGCCAAACGCCTGCCGGCCACCGCCGAACAGCGTCGTTTGTGGCTGTTGCAACAACGTTCACCGACCTCGACCGCATATAGCGTGCCGCTGATTCTGCATCTGGCGGCAGGTGTAGATGTCGCGGCACTGGCTGAGGCCGTGGGTCGTCTCGTGCAGCGTCATCCGGGGTTACGCACGGCTTTTGCGCCCGGTAGCGATGGACTCGATCAGGTAATCGCCGAACAGGGTCCGACCTGTCGCACCTTCGCGGTCGGGCATTTTACCGAGGACAACTGGCGGGCCTTCGCGGAGTTGGTGTTCGCCGCGCCGTTCGACCTGACCACGCCTAACCTGTTTCAGGCCCGGCTGTTGCCGTTCGCCGATGGCAGCTGCCGGTTGTTGCTGAACCTGCATCACATCATCGTTGATGGCTGGTCGGTGAACCTGCTGTTCGATGACCTGAATCAGCTTTACACCGATGTCCTGCAAGGCCGCGACAGCCCGCAGCCAGCCGCACGACTGACGACGCTGGAGTTTGGCCAGTGGCAGCGCCAGTGGAGCGTCGATCCGCATTATCGCGACCAGCGCCGCGCCCTGGCCGAGTTGCATCGCCGGCAGGAGGAACCGTCGCCGGCGTTGATGCCAATGCGCGAAATCAGCCCCGCCGCCCGGTTGCACCGGGAACCCTTGGGCCCACTGCGCAGCGCGGCCCTCGAACGCTTTTGCACCCAGCAACGACTGACCCGTTTCGAAGTGCTGTTCAGTGCCTTCGCCTGGAGCCTGTACGCCCTGACCGGCTGCGAGCGGCCACGGATCGCCAGCCCGGTGTCCAACCGGCCGCTGGCGGAGTTCGAAGACACCGTCGGCATGTTTGCCAACACCGTTCTGATCCCCACTGCCGTTGAAAACGCATTGTCCCTGAGCGAGCACTTGCGCAAACAGACCGCCACCGTGCGCGAAGTGCTGGCGTTGCAGGACGTGGCGCTGGCGGATCTGGTGGAAGACCTGCGGCTGTCGTCGAGCCCGTTGCTGTTCGATTTCATGTTTGTGCTGGAAAACACCGATTACGCGGCGCTGACCGATTCCAGCCTGCGCGCCACGCTGGAATTCAACGAGCAGTTGCATGCCAAGTGCCCGCTGACGTTGTTGATGGTGGGGAGCGGTTCGCAGCTGGAATGCTGGTGGGAATATCAGTGCAGCTATTTCGATGCTCAACAGATGAGCGCGGTGAACGCGCTGTTTCGCCGAGGCTTGGACTTGTTGCTGGAAAGCCCGGCGGCCAGGCTCGACGATTTACTCGGTCCGTATCGACTTGGTTTGCCACCGGCCAGCGAAGGTCCGCAGATTGCGCTGCCGTTCAATACATTGGCGGACGGATTCGAGCATCAAGTGCATTGCACGCCGGAGGCGGTTGCGCTGGTTCAGGGTCAGCGTCATCTCACTTATCGCGATTTGAATACGCTGGCCGATGCTCTGGCTGCCACCCTGATCGAGAGTCATCCACTGCCGGCCGGGAACGCGCCGCTGCATGTCGTGCTGTTCCTCGATGCCTCGGTGGAACACATCGTCGCCTTGCTGGCGCTGGCCAAACTCAACCTGACCGCCGTGCCGCTGGATCCTGCTTATCCGGTGGTGATCCAGCGTCAGGTGCTGGAGCAGGCGCAACCGCATTGTGTGCTGTTCAGCGACACAACGGCGGCCGCGCTGGATGACCTGAACGCCGGACGATTCGCCACGCATCGGGTCGATCTGCACGCCGATGTCAAAGCGTTCGAACGCCCACGCCACGCCGGTGAACGGCCGCTGTACACGCTGTTCACCTCCGGATCGACGGGCACGCCCAAAGGTGTGCAAGTGTCGGAGCGAACCCTGTGCAACCTGCTGCAATGGCAGCGCACCGAAGGGCAGTTGCCGGCGAAGGCGGTAACGCTGCAGTTCTCGATGCTGTCGTTCGATGTGTCGTTCCAGGAGATCTTCAGCACCCTGTGCGGCGGTGGTTGTTATCACCTGATCACGCCGCGCTGGCGGCAGGATGCCGAGGCGTTGCTGGATTACATGGTCGAGGCGCGGATCGAGCGCCTGTTTCTGCCATACGTGGCCTTGCAGCATCTGGCGCAAACCGCAGTGAACCGGGGCATTTACCCGTCGGCGTTGCGTGAGGTGATCACGGCCGGCGAGCAACTGCTCTGCACGGAGGCGCTGCGCAACTGGTTCGACGGCATGCCGCAGGCCTCGTTGTTCAACCACTATGGCCCGACTGAAACCCACGTGGTCAGCGCCTTGCGCCTGCCGCCCGTGGCGCGGGACTGGCCATTGCGCGCACCGATCGGCCATGGCGTCGGCAATGCGCGGTTGCTGCTGGTCGATGAACATGACCGCCCGGTGCCGATCGGCAGTCGCGGCTATTTGCTGGTGGCCGGGCCGATGGTTGCTCGCTGCTATCTGGCTGATCCTGCGCTGAACGCCGCGCGATTTGTCGAGCTGGCAGACGGCTGTCTGTACTACCGCACCGGCGATCTGGCGTGGGCCGACGCCCAAGGCTGCCTGCATTATCTGGGACGTGACGATCAGCAGATCAAACTCAGCGGCCATCGTCTGGAGCTGGGGCAGATCGAGGCGGCGCTGATGCAGGTGCCGGAAGTGGTCAACGCGGTGGTCGCGGTTCAGGCTGATCCACCACAGTTGATCGCCTGGCTGCAGCTCGATGGCCAACCTGCGACCTCGCAACAATTGGATCGTCAGGTGGCGCGACTGCTGCCGGCCCACGTGCGGATCGATGAATACCGACGGCTTGACCTTTGGCCACGCACCCCCAGCGGCAAGATCGACCGCAAGGCCTTGCCGAATCTGGGCGAGGCGTTGGAGCGGCGCAGCACGCCACAACCGGTTGTTCAATTGAGTGCGCTGGAGCGGCAGCTGAGCGAGTTGTTCCAGGCCGTGATCGGCCGTGACATCGAGCCGGAGCAGACCTTCTTCGAGGCGGGCGCCACCAGTCTCGGTCTGATGCGTTTGCACGGGCGTTACGCCGCAGAGCTGCCGCACAAGGTGACGATGGCCGACCTGTTCGAGCACGTCACGGTGCGACGTCTGGCGGCGCATTTGTCGACCGCGCCGGTGGACGTGGCGGAGCGTGTACGGCAGACCGATACAGGCCATCAGCCGATGGCGATTATCGGTATGTCGGTCAATGTGGCCGGGGCGCAGAACCTGTCCGAGTTCTGGGCGATGGTGCAAGGCAATGCGCTGGGCATCGAGCACTTTGCTGCCGAAGAAGGCCTGGTCGGCGCCCGCAGCCAACTGGCGGGCCTGCTCGATTTCGATCCCGAGTACTTCGGCATCAGCCGCCAGGAAGCCCGGCTGATGGACCCGCAACAGCGGCATCTGCTGATGGCGTGTGTGCAGGCCCTGCAACACGCGGCCATCGTTCCATCGGCGGACGGCCCGCGTATCGGCCTGATCGCCAGTTGCGGCGAAACCACCTACTTCCAGCAGATGCTGCGCGAAACCGCCGAAGGCGATCTGCCGGACGGTTTTCAGCTAGCGCTGCAGCACGACAAGGATTTTCTCGCGACCAAAGCCGCGTATCACCTGGACCTCAACGGCCCGGCCCTGAGCGTGCAAGCTGCATGCGGCAGTTCGCTAATCGCCGTGCACCTGGCCAGTTCGATGCTGCGTCAGGGCGACAGTGACGTGATGCTCGCAGCCGGGGTGCTGATCGATCCGACCCTGACCGAGGGCTATCGGCATCGCTCGCAGCACATCTTTTCCGCCGATGGTTTGTGTCGTCCATTCAGCGACGACGCCAGCGGCACCCTTGGCGCCAGCGGCTATGGCGTAGTGGTGCTCAAACCGCTGGCCAAGGCGCGGGCCGATGGCGACCGGATCTATGCGCTGCTCGAAGGCTCTGCACTGAACAACGATGGCCGAGCCAAGATGAGCTACACCGCGCCGTCGGTGGCCGGGCAGAGCGCGGTTATCCGCGATGCCTTGAGCCGGGCCGGATTGACCGGCGCCGACATTGGCTACATCGAGGCCCATGGCACCGGCACTTTGCTGGGCGATCCGATTGAAGTCGCGGCGCTGACCAAGGCTTTCGGCGATGCGCCGGTCGGTCAGTGCGCATTGGCTTCGGTGAAAAGCCAGATCGGTCATCTGGGCGCAGCGGCGGGGGTGGTCGGGCTGATTCGCGCCAGCCTTGCGGTGTTCCATGGCGTGCTGCCGCCGAACCTCGGTTTTGGCCGGATCAACCCGCAGATCGATCTGGAGCATTCGCCGTTCTATGTGCCGACCACGTCCCGGCCATGGCCGGACGGTCGGCGGCGACTGGCCGGTGTGAGCAGTTTCGGGATCGGCGGGACCAATGCGCATGTCATCGTCGGTGCTGCGCCCAAGGCTCAGGAAGGGGTCGAGGAAACGGTGCCGGTGCTGATGATTTCGGCTCACAGCCGAGCGGAGTTGCTGCGAGATATCGCGGCGCTTCGCGAATATCTGCAAACCAATCCCGAGCAGCACACCGCGTTGTTGCGGCACTTGCAGTCAGGTCGCCGGCAATTGCGTTGGCGCTTCGCGATGGTCTGTCGGCCGGGTGATGACATTCCATTGCAGCCAACAGCGATCAAGGAGGTCACGGTCTCAAGTGCGCAGTTGATCTCGCGTGATCAATCGCCGCAGGAACTGCTGGATGCCTGGTACGAGGGCGTGAACATCCAATGGTCGCAGCGCTCGGCACCGCCGCCCTGGGATTTGCCGCCATCGTCGTTCGATCTTCAGACCTATCGTTTCCAGACACCTGTAGCTGTTCAACCGGATGCGCCAGCCCTTGAGCGACAACCGCTGGCGGACTGGTTCCACCAACGTCAGTGGGTGCGCACCCGGCGCCTGAGCGCGACAGCGACGGCCGGATCCCGCGAGGTGCTGATTCTGTGCAGCCATGAGGCACCGGAATCGGCATTGCTGGCGAGCCTGAACACTGTCTATCGACGCGTGATTCAGGTGCGCACCGGCAATGGCTTCAAGCGCTTGAGCGCGGACCGTTTCGAGCTGGATCCGCTGGACACCGAAGCCCTGAACCGGTTGCTCGCCGAAGTAGCAGAACCTGCGCTCGATGAACTCGACTGGCTGCATGCCTTGCCGCTGGCGGTGTCGGGCGCGGTCAACGAGCAAAGTCTGGATCTGGCGCAGTGGGCCTGTCTGGACACGGTCAGCGCATTGATGCAGGCCTGGGGGCAAGCCCCGCGCACGACACGTCTGCGGCTGTGGTTGATTTCATGGCAGGCGTGCCCGGTGGACGGCGAAGTTCAGCGGCCCGAGCTGGCAGCGCTGGCCGGCATCACCGAAGTGGTGCCGCAGGAATACCCGGTGCGTTGCCACTGGCTGGATTTGCCATCGTTGCGCCTCGAAGCGCAGGCCGGCGAGTTGGCAGCGTTGCTTGCCGATCCGGCTTCATTGCCTCGGCGAATGGCGGTGCGCGACGGTTACCTCTGGCAGCCACGCTTGCTGCCCCAGCCATTGACCGGCCCAACAACCACATCAGGCCTTCTGCCGGAAGACGGTACGTTTCTGGTGCTGGGCGGCAGCGGCGGTATCGGTCGGACCCTGTGCGAACACCTGCTGCAGGCACCCGCGCGCCGTGTGGTGCTGATCTCGCGCCAAGGGCAATTGCCTGAGTCACTGGCGGCGTACGCGTCGCGGATCGACTGCATCAAAGCAGACATCGCCGACCTGCCGCACTGGCCGCAGATCCTCGATCAACTGGCCGTTCGTTACGGTCGCCTGAGCGGGGTGATTCATGCGGCGGGCGTCGGTGCGGGCAGTCTGATTCGCCATCGCGATGCCCGACAAATGGCCGAGGCCATGGCCGCCAAAACTCGCGGCATGCTGGCGGTCGAAGCCTTGATCGAGCACCTGACGCCGGGTTTTGTCCTGTACTGCTCGTCGATGTCGGCGCTGTTCGGCGGCGCGGGGCATCTGGACTACGCGGCAGCCAGCGGGGTGCTCGACGGCTTCACCCACTATCGCCCGAACCCGGCCGACGCTTGCCTGCGTCTGGGGATCAACTGGGACATCTGGTGCGATATCGGCATGGCCACCACCAGCAACGGTGGAGACGTCGCGCATCTGGAGCATCTGACGGTCGGTCTCTCGGCCGAAGAGGGCTGTCGGGTGTTCGACCTGGCGATGGCGACGCAGTTGCCGCAGCTGCTGATCTCCACCACCGGCATCGACACGGCTCGGCGGTTTTATCCGGTTCGCCATGGTGCTGTGGCCGCATCGGTCGAAGCGCCGAAGGGCGTGGATCTTTCGACGCGTTTGCGTGAGTGCCTGTGCAAGTGGCTCGGTGTGGCCGAGCTGGAGGACGACGATTCGCTGTACGACCTGGGCGCGGATTCGCTGACGCTGCTCGACCTGATCGACGAACTGCAAGCAGCCACCGGCGAGGTGTTCCAGCTGTCGCAGTTCAGCCACAAGGTCAGCCTGAGCGAGGTGCTGGGACTGGTCTCGACCGCCACGGTTGAAGAGGCGGCCGCCGTAACACTGCACGGCTGGCACGACGCGGTGCGGATCGATCAATGGCATGCCGGTGCCGGCCGCGACTGGCTGTACCTGATCCACCCGGTGGGCGGCGATGTTCAGGCCTATCGGGAGCTGGTGTCGGCGCTGCCGGCGGAACTGGGCGTGTGCGTGATCGCCGACCCGGCGCTGCGCCTGCCGCAGTTGCCGAACATCAGCGTGGAGGAGCGTGCACGCTGGTATCTGGAGGCGATCAAGACCCATCTTCCGCACGGCAGCACTTGGCGCCTTGCAGGCTGGTCCTTCGGTGCATGGGTGGCGCAAACGCTGTGTCATCAGGCCCGGGCTGACGGGTTCAGGCAACCGTTGTTGTACCTGATCGACCCTCCCGCGCCGGATGCCGGTGCGGAACTGGCCGGCATCGACGAGCAGACCATCGAGCAGGTGTTCCAGCGTGAGTTTGCTCAACGCTGGCCGGCAGCCGAAGGGCAGGGCATGGCCGAGGAACGCCAGGCGTATCTGCAACGGCTGACCCTGTGCTGTCGCAACAACATGACCAGCATGGTCGACTTCCAGCCGCCTGCGCTGGCGACCACGGCGGTGCGGCTGTTCATCGCCGGGCACGTCAATCCTTACGGGCTCGGCAACGCATGGAATCCGGACGACCTGCAACGCAACTGGCAGGCCTTGCTGCCGCAGTTGCGCAGCTGGCAAACCCTGGACACCGATCACTACGGCATCGTGGCGGGCCGCTGGGCGCGGTTGCTGGCCGAGGTCATCGGTACGGATGAGCCTTCGCCATGA
- a CDS encoding MbtH family protein has product MNDAQLQFDVVINAQGQYSLWPAGKPMASGWSEAGMRGERQVCLDYINEHWIDMRPRSLREQSSASFQ; this is encoded by the coding sequence ATGAATGACGCACAACTGCAATTCGATGTGGTGATCAACGCCCAGGGTCAGTATTCCCTGTGGCCGGCGGGCAAGCCGATGGCCAGCGGCTGGAGCGAGGCTGGGATGCGCGGCGAGCGTCAGGTCTGTCTGGATTACATCAACGAACACTGGATCGACATGCGCCCGCGTTCGCTACGCGAGCAGTCATCAGCGTCGTTCCAATAA
- a CDS encoding SGNH/GDSL hydrolase family protein, protein MKTPCSITTPRFLLLGDSHAGVIGKAAQARELPFSGGPLGTGRDFAVDFFSLTRHDVVFREAEMERLYRQALEPFEVPQLAKVGVPLVSTLGLSLHYLATAPNWTCYQTPDGEFDEGFLAGPLFESIVDTLSRPALAFYEQARAMNLKVFAVLPPQRVPELSDSRVFMAAQALLIERLQGLGIELIDVRDAANDEQGFQLPAYCEVDDPLHGNLAFGELIVEQLLKQGL, encoded by the coding sequence GTGAAGACGCCGTGCTCGATTACTACGCCTAGGTTTCTGCTGCTGGGCGACTCCCATGCCGGGGTCATCGGCAAGGCAGCGCAGGCCCGCGAGCTGCCTTTCAGCGGCGGCCCGCTGGGCACCGGGCGGGATTTTGCGGTGGATTTTTTCAGCCTGACCCGCCATGACGTGGTGTTTCGGGAGGCCGAGATGGAACGCCTGTATCGCCAGGCCCTTGAGCCGTTCGAAGTGCCGCAACTGGCGAAGGTCGGGGTGCCGCTGGTGAGTACCCTCGGCCTGAGCCTGCACTACCTCGCGACCGCGCCGAACTGGACGTGTTACCAGACCCCGGACGGCGAATTCGACGAAGGTTTTCTCGCAGGTCCCCTGTTCGAATCCATCGTCGACACCCTGTCCCGGCCTGCACTGGCGTTCTATGAACAGGCCCGGGCGATGAACCTCAAGGTGTTCGCCGTACTGCCGCCGCAGCGAGTGCCGGAGCTGTCCGATTCGCGAGTGTTCATGGCGGCGCAGGCGCTACTGATCGAGCGCCTGCAAGGACTCGGCATCGAGCTGATCGACGTGCGCGATGCGGCGAATGATGAGCAGGGTTTTCAGCTCCCGGCGTATTGCGAAGTGGATGACCCGTTGCACGGGAATCTGGCGTTTGGCGAGCTGATCGTCGAACAACTGCTCAAACAAGGTCTGTGA